One Symphalangus syndactylus isolate Jambi chromosome 10, NHGRI_mSymSyn1-v2.1_pri, whole genome shotgun sequence genomic region harbors:
- the LOC134731595 gene encoding ligand-dependent nuclear receptor corepressor-like protein, protein MARVCRRQQCSVERRGFRQELDSWRHKLIDCVDCEPESISDWTFDENCLFCCFRRDKVKGHLVGLDEPASGAGQEALLKQEQAKIIRFERQAEEFLKAVFYRKDSPWVSDPNIPLVAREIMQRMIQQFAAEYTSKNSSTQDPSQPNSTKNQSLPKASPVTTSPTAATTQNPVLSKLLMADQDPPLDLTVRKSQSEPSEQGMV, encoded by the exons ATGGCGAGGGTGTGTAGGCGGCAGCAATGCTCCGTTGAGAGACGCGGCTTTCGGCAAGAACTGGATTCGTGGCGCCACAAGCTCATTGACTGTGTAG ACTGTGAACCTGAAAGCATTTCTGACTGGACTTTTGATGAAAACTGTTTATTCTGTTGCTTCAGAAGAGATAAAGTAAAGGGACACTTAGTCGGTCTGGATGAACCAGCTTCGGGAGCTGGGCAAGAAGCTCTGCTTAAACAAGAGCAAGCAAAAATCATTCGATTCGAGAGACAAGCAGAAGAATTCCTCAAAGCAGTCTTTTATAGAAAAGACAGTCCCTGGGTCTCCGACCCCAATATTCCCCTAGTGGCCCGTGAGATCATGCAGCGAATGATCCAACAATTTGCTGCTGAATATACCTCAAAAAATAGCTCTACTCAGGACCCCAGCCAGCCCAATAGCACAAAGAACCAAAGCCTGCCGAAAGCATCTCCAGTCACCACCTCTCCCACGGCTGCAACTACTCAGAACCCTGTGCTCAGCAAACTTCTCATGGCTGACCAAGACCCACCTCTGGACCTTACTGTCAGAAAGTCTCAGTCAGAACCTAGCGAACAAGGTATGGTTTGA